The Coffea arabica cultivar ET-39 chromosome 8e, Coffea Arabica ET-39 HiFi, whole genome shotgun sequence genome window below encodes:
- the LOC140012694 gene encoding uncharacterized protein: MGRGKKLQPRFVGPYTILQRVGKVAYRLELLPSLSWIHDVFHVSMLKKYYPDPTHVVQPEEIEIDETLTYEKKPVRLLDRKVKELRSKQIPLVKILWKNNGVEEATWEMEEDMKKKYPELFVDQVDVGPTSVISAVNVITVEDFGYTGIILYGIMN; this comes from the exons atgggtagaggaaagaaacttcaaccaagaTTTGTAGGACCTTACACGATACTCCAACGAGTTGGGAAAGTTGCATACCGGCTTGAGTTACTGCCGAGCTTGTCCTGGATACACGATGTCTTCCACGTGTCAATGCTCAAGAAATACTACCCTGACCCGACTCATGTTGTGCAACCAGAGGAGATTGAGATAGATGAAACCCTTACCTACGAGAAGAAACCTGTACGTTTACTAGATAGAAAGGTGAAGGAGCTGAGGAGTAAACAAATTCCATTAGTGAAAATCCTGTGGAAGAACAACGGAGTCGAGGAAGCGACCTGGGAGATGGAGGaggatatgaaaaagaaataccctgaactgttTGTGGATCAAG tggatgtgggacccactagtgtgataagtgcggtaaatgtgatTACTGTGGAGGATTTTGGATATACGGGGATTATATTATATGGTATTATGAACTAA